A section of the Arabiibacter massiliensis genome encodes:
- a CDS encoding ATP-binding protein, with translation MQLPINSNNPEVFASETESYFFDRKSARKDVAEIARHLSAFANALGGKLIIGIEDNGEITGFKRNGAHAIEAFEQAAITTCSPSPDVKCRRISVINSKEEDDLILIMDIAASTDRVVSRRSDKEVFLRQGDKSIKLDHEQVLALEYDKHQRIFEEEVDERSSIDDLDREIVARYKNALGTEVSDEQLLRSRGFLLDGHLTKAGILLFAESPTRFMPCARVRVLKFDGNKMETGRRLNIVKERTFDKCLPRIIEEAKDFIASQLREFQFLGDDGKFKIIPEYPEFAWFEGLVNAVTHRNYAMAGEHIRVSLYDDRMEILSPGSLPNIVTLDNMRTRRYSRNSGIARVLVEMGWVRELNEGVQRIYDEMQASFLHDPVFSEPNEAAVLLTLENSATSRVLRQSDSMAADFGKDRMGALNEYEVAVMQYVYAKGRAQTKTVSELLGRSATIAARTLKSLSDKGFLEWHGTSRNDPSQYYSLKSTE, from the coding sequence ATGCAGCTGCCAATCAATTCAAATAACCCCGAGGTGTTCGCTTCTGAAACCGAGTCGTACTTCTTCGATCGCAAAAGCGCTCGTAAGGATGTTGCAGAAATAGCAAGGCATCTATCGGCTTTCGCCAACGCACTTGGCGGTAAGCTAATCATCGGAATTGAAGATAACGGTGAGATTACTGGCTTCAAACGCAATGGCGCGCATGCTATTGAGGCGTTTGAACAGGCAGCGATAACAACTTGCTCCCCCTCGCCAGACGTAAAATGCCGTCGCATTTCCGTAATCAACTCAAAGGAAGAGGATGACCTGATTCTGATTATGGACATTGCCGCCTCAACCGATCGCGTTGTTTCAAGACGCAGCGACAAAGAGGTGTTTCTTCGTCAAGGCGACAAAAGCATAAAGCTTGATCACGAGCAGGTTCTTGCTTTGGAATACGACAAACACCAGCGAATTTTCGAGGAAGAAGTTGACGAGAGATCTAGTATTGACGACCTTGACAGGGAGATAGTCGCCAGATATAAAAACGCACTTGGCACCGAAGTTTCTGACGAGCAGCTGTTGCGTAGTCGTGGTTTTTTGCTGGATGGGCATCTGACAAAGGCGGGCATCCTTTTGTTCGCTGAAAGCCCTACGAGATTTATGCCATGCGCCCGCGTTCGCGTGCTCAAGTTTGATGGAAACAAAATGGAAACCGGCCGCCGGCTGAACATCGTAAAAGAACGCACTTTCGACAAATGCCTACCACGGATTATTGAAGAGGCTAAAGATTTCATCGCGAGTCAGCTTCGTGAATTTCAATTCTTGGGCGATGACGGAAAGTTCAAAATTATTCCCGAGTACCCTGAGTTTGCTTGGTTTGAAGGATTGGTCAATGCAGTAACGCATAGAAATTACGCTATGGCTGGTGAGCATATTCGCGTCTCGCTCTATGACGACAGAATGGAGATACTCAGCCCAGGCAGTCTACCGAATATTGTCACCTTGGACAATATGCGCACAAGGCGTTATTCACGCAACTCCGGCATAGCGCGCGTTCTTGTTGAGATGGGTTGGGTTCGTGAATTGAACGAAGGCGTGCAGCGTATCTATGACGAGATGCAGGCGTCATTTTTGCATGATCCCGTATTCAGTGAACCAAATGAGGCGGCTGTACTGTTAACGCTTGAGAATAGCGCAACTTCCCGCGTTCTGCGCCAAAGCGATTCTATGGCCGCTGACTTCGGCAAAGATAGAATGGGGGCTCTCAACGAATACGAAGTCGCTGTTATGCAATATGTTTATGCAAAGGGCAGAGCTCAGACTAAAACCGTATCCGAGCTACTAGGACGAAGCGCCACTATCGCCGCGCGTACTCTAAAATCTTTAAGTGATAAGGGATTTCTCGAGTGGCACGGAACGAGCAGAAACGACCCCTCGCAATACTATTCCTTAAAAAGTACGGAGTAG
- a CDS encoding amidohydrolase family protein, which translates to MTVIDVHTHIYPEKIAERAVDAVGDFYLLDMYGQGTAAHLLASQEQAPLTHFVVHSVATKPSAVATINDFIAEQCRIHPEFIGFMAMHQDLEDPEAEIERAVGLGLRGMKLHPDTQKVDMDDPRLMRIYEMIEGRLPLIVHTGDYRTDFSHPRRLKNILHTFPDLVVDAAHFGGWSVPEIGYDVLHDENVLIDVSSSMAFLGPRRTRELVGMWGADRVMFGSDFPMWDPAHEYDTFTSLGFSDDDLDKMLWKNAARFTGLELR; encoded by the coding sequence ATGACCGTCATCGACGTCCACACCCATATCTACCCCGAGAAGATCGCCGAGCGCGCGGTGGATGCCGTGGGCGACTTCTACCTCTTGGACATGTATGGGCAGGGCACGGCGGCGCACCTCCTGGCCTCGCAGGAGCAGGCCCCCCTCACGCACTTCGTCGTGCACTCGGTGGCCACGAAGCCCAGCGCGGTTGCCACCATCAACGACTTCATCGCCGAGCAGTGCCGCATCCACCCCGAGTTCATCGGCTTCATGGCCATGCACCAGGACCTCGAAGACCCCGAAGCCGAAATCGAGCGCGCCGTGGGCCTGGGCCTGCGCGGCATGAAGCTGCACCCCGACACGCAGAAGGTGGACATGGACGACCCGCGCCTCATGCGCATCTACGAGATGATCGAGGGCCGTCTGCCGCTCATCGTGCACACCGGCGACTACCGCACCGACTTCTCGCACCCGCGGCGGCTCAAGAACATCCTGCACACGTTCCCCGACCTCGTAGTGGACGCGGCGCATTTCGGCGGCTGGTCGGTGCCCGAGATAGGCTACGACGTGCTGCACGACGAGAACGTGCTCATCGACGTGTCCAGCTCCATGGCGTTTCTCGGGCCGCGTCGCACGCGCGAGCTCGTGGGCATGTGGGGCGCCGACCGCGTGATGTTCGGCTCCGACTTCCCCATGTGGGACCCGGCGCACGAGTACGACACGTTCACGTCGCTCGGCTTCTCCGACGACGACCTCGACAAGATGCTCTGGAAGAACGCCGCCCGCTTCACGGGGCTTGAGCTCAGATAA
- a CDS encoding helix-turn-helix transcriptional regulator, whose translation MFEKTFGREAVQFALCCLSLSLTYAIVLSLSEDVYAAVDAAPWMRIAASIVSCAVMVWLAFASTWRPSLLGSRLVTGVCAFLLCIGVVGLAWGFGGGGPLARAVGLSGLFAAGSLSALLVKAGCVSMGPGRILVYIIVSFLLGHVWSFAFSFVGTGGSIAVCVGVTVFALIASHPYYRPLLNRLKESEAPGALAAARPKAFLPFGHQVFIYLALFNFAHGYLLSFASTGASTPGALFTVATIAVIVLALIARKGRMFPDALFSVSVLFVIGGILLAPIAEVEGDLAAVLLSSGVACFNLLYLYTLLVISAKNQINTIPVLAWGACVEGVFMLAGEWSGTTILSLFASDHAAVSMLSIAVVMVILACILFTVRSFSFDRTIDGIEPDDALELSAHSARWENRCEEIAERCGLTPRECEVFRLLARGRNSPYIQKELVITNNTVKAHVKHIYQKLGVSSHQELIDLVDGRS comes from the coding sequence ATGTTCGAGAAAACCTTCGGCAGGGAGGCGGTGCAGTTCGCCCTGTGCTGCCTTTCGCTCAGCCTCACCTACGCTATCGTGCTCTCGCTTTCGGAAGATGTGTATGCGGCGGTGGATGCCGCGCCGTGGATGCGCATCGCCGCCTCGATTGTCTCGTGCGCGGTGATGGTCTGGCTCGCCTTCGCATCGACGTGGCGACCTTCGCTGCTGGGCTCGCGGCTGGTGACGGGCGTTTGCGCCTTCCTTCTGTGTATCGGCGTCGTGGGCCTGGCGTGGGGCTTCGGCGGAGGAGGGCCGCTCGCGCGTGCCGTGGGGCTGTCCGGGCTCTTCGCGGCGGGGAGCCTTTCGGCGCTGCTCGTGAAAGCCGGCTGCGTCTCAATGGGCCCGGGGCGCATCCTCGTCTATATCATCGTGAGCTTCCTGTTGGGACACGTGTGGAGCTTCGCGTTCTCGTTCGTGGGCACGGGCGGCTCCATCGCGGTCTGCGTTGGCGTCACGGTGTTCGCGCTGATCGCCAGCCACCCGTACTATCGTCCGCTTCTGAACAGGCTTAAAGAATCCGAAGCTCCCGGCGCGCTCGCCGCCGCACGTCCGAAGGCATTCCTTCCGTTCGGCCATCAGGTGTTCATCTACCTGGCCCTGTTCAACTTCGCCCACGGGTACTTGCTGTCGTTCGCTTCGACCGGTGCTTCCACCCCCGGCGCGCTGTTCACGGTGGCGACGATCGCCGTGATCGTCCTGGCGCTGATCGCGCGCAAGGGGCGGATGTTCCCCGACGCGCTGTTCTCGGTGTCCGTGCTGTTCGTCATCGGCGGCATCCTGCTCGCGCCCATCGCCGAAGTGGAGGGCGACCTGGCGGCCGTGCTGCTGTCGTCGGGCGTGGCGTGCTTCAACCTGCTGTACTTGTACACGCTGCTCGTGATCAGCGCGAAGAACCAGATCAACACCATCCCTGTGCTCGCGTGGGGCGCGTGCGTCGAAGGCGTGTTCATGCTCGCGGGCGAGTGGTCCGGCACGACCATCCTCAGCCTGTTCGCCTCCGACCACGCGGCGGTGTCGATGTTGAGCATCGCGGTGGTGATGGTGATCCTCGCGTGCATCCTGTTCACCGTCCGGTCGTTCAGCTTCGACCGCACCATCGACGGCATCGAGCCCGACGACGCGCTGGAGCTTTCCGCCCATTCCGCCCGGTGGGAGAATCGGTGCGAGGAGATCGCCGAGCGGTGCGGCCTGACGCCGCGCGAATGCGAGGTGTTCCGGCTCCTCGCGCGCGGCAGGAACAGCCCGTACATCCAGAAGGAGCTCGTCATCACGAACAACACGGTGAAGGCCCACGTGAAGCACATCTACCAGAAGCTGGGCGTGAGCAGCCACCAGGAACTGATCGATCTGGTGGACGGCCGCAGCTGA
- a CDS encoding YigZ family protein: protein MDSYTTIAGRATAEIEEKKSRFIGQLAHVETEEEALAFLEEVRAANRMARHNVYAYVLREGGAGAEGRVRYSDDGEPQKTAGLPTLEMLRHAGLTDVIAVVTRYFGGVLLGTGGLVRAYTQATQAAIEAARLTVVSRCVDLEVRIAYARYEQLARIAADCGAKVLDTQFADAVTLRLRMLDGTQGPLLAKLTELERGQEDVRVSEPFDAAF from the coding sequence ATGGACTCCTATACCACCATCGCGGGGCGGGCGACCGCCGAGATAGAAGAGAAGAAGAGCCGCTTCATCGGCCAGCTCGCGCACGTCGAAACCGAGGAGGAGGCGCTCGCCTTCCTCGAGGAGGTGCGCGCGGCCAACCGCATGGCGCGCCACAACGTGTACGCCTACGTGCTGCGCGAGGGCGGCGCGGGCGCGGAGGGGCGCGTGCGCTACTCCGACGACGGCGAGCCGCAGAAGACGGCGGGCCTTCCCACGCTCGAGATGCTGCGGCACGCGGGGCTCACCGACGTGATAGCCGTGGTCACGCGCTACTTCGGCGGCGTGCTGCTGGGTACGGGCGGGCTCGTGCGCGCCTACACCCAGGCCACGCAGGCGGCCATCGAGGCGGCCAGGCTCACGGTGGTGTCGCGCTGCGTGGACCTCGAGGTGCGCATCGCCTACGCGCGCTACGAGCAGCTGGCGCGCATCGCCGCCGACTGCGGCGCGAAGGTGCTCGACACGCAGTTCGCCGATGCGGTCACGCTGCGCCTGCGCATGCTCGACGGCACGCAGGGCCCGCTGCTCGCGAAGCTCACCGAGCTCGAGCGCGGGCAGGAGGACGTGCGCGTAAGCGAGCCCTTCGACGCGGCCTTCTAG
- a CDS encoding FAD-dependent oxidoreductase, whose product MGAASAGALTALGSLMGCAPQQQAAEAAAQDGSGAPAATDWLGPEPEIADADIVETLEAEVLVVGGGTAGLFAAAAAAEEGAKTIVAEKYKGGGVRVGFGALGSRLQKEAGIEPDKHEVVNELLRYSSHNAKTSLLHVWADRSGEAVDWWQDRCAEQGIPMWFEPSDEEPGENFPYIQTCHSPQFAVGPDGKPAGPDGAAVLTDYCTGLGVEFRYDTAMVKLVKEGERVTGIIAQNADKSYVRINASKGVVVCTGGYGQNMDMLAALQPETLKKIGYSSAIPGTTGDGIKACLWAGAAFDDTHCSAMFDRACVKPDEVGGLNNGSNGWFWMGSQPFLKVNLRGERFMSESVPYDYILQEALNQPDNTWCTIWDSNLEEDVYRFKTQGCSRYFEFKNGAPPQIPLPAVMGMNEGLVADGFIQQADTVEELAEKLNIPADAFAKTVERYNELYDQQEDVDFGKEAYRLSALRTPPFFGVRQTGYLLCTLDGIKVDEQMRALDEKGEVIPGLFMAGVDSGGYYAHTYPSHSAGNCCGHNATFGRLAGKYAAKA is encoded by the coding sequence ATGGGAGCGGCATCGGCGGGAGCCTTGACGGCCCTCGGAAGCCTGATGGGGTGCGCGCCCCAGCAGCAGGCGGCGGAGGCGGCGGCGCAAGACGGCAGCGGTGCGCCAGCTGCAACCGACTGGCTGGGGCCGGAGCCCGAGATTGCGGACGCAGACATCGTCGAGACACTCGAGGCCGAAGTGCTCGTCGTGGGCGGGGGCACGGCGGGATTGTTCGCCGCCGCAGCGGCCGCTGAGGAAGGCGCCAAAACCATTGTGGCCGAGAAGTACAAGGGCGGCGGCGTGCGCGTGGGCTTCGGCGCGCTCGGCTCGCGCCTGCAGAAGGAGGCCGGGATCGAGCCGGACAAGCACGAGGTGGTCAACGAGCTTCTTCGCTACTCCAGCCACAATGCGAAAACCTCGCTCTTGCACGTGTGGGCCGACCGTTCGGGCGAGGCCGTCGATTGGTGGCAGGACCGCTGCGCCGAGCAGGGAATCCCCATGTGGTTCGAGCCGAGCGACGAGGAGCCCGGCGAGAATTTCCCCTACATTCAGACCTGCCATTCGCCGCAGTTCGCCGTCGGCCCCGACGGCAAGCCCGCTGGCCCGGACGGTGCCGCCGTGCTCACCGATTACTGCACGGGCCTCGGCGTGGAATTCCGCTACGACACCGCCATGGTGAAGCTGGTGAAGGAAGGCGAGCGCGTCACGGGCATCATCGCTCAGAACGCCGACAAAAGCTACGTGCGCATCAACGCGTCGAAGGGCGTGGTCGTCTGCACCGGCGGCTACGGGCAGAACATGGACATGCTGGCCGCCTTGCAACCGGAAACGCTCAAGAAGATCGGCTACAGCTCGGCCATCCCCGGCACCACGGGTGACGGCATCAAGGCGTGCCTGTGGGCCGGCGCCGCGTTCGACGACACCCATTGCAGCGCCATGTTCGACCGCGCCTGCGTGAAGCCGGACGAGGTGGGCGGCCTGAACAACGGCAGCAACGGATGGTTCTGGATGGGCAGCCAGCCGTTCCTCAAAGTGAACCTGAGGGGCGAGCGATTCATGAGCGAGTCGGTGCCCTACGACTACATCCTGCAGGAGGCGCTCAACCAGCCCGACAACACCTGGTGTACCATCTGGGACTCCAACCTTGAGGAGGACGTCTACCGGTTCAAGACGCAGGGCTGCTCGCGCTACTTCGAGTTCAAGAACGGCGCGCCGCCGCAGATCCCGTTGCCGGCGGTCATGGGCATGAACGAGGGACTGGTGGCCGACGGCTTCATCCAGCAGGCCGACACGGTGGAGGAGCTGGCCGAGAAGCTGAACATCCCGGCGGACGCCTTCGCCAAGACGGTCGAGCGCTACAACGAGCTGTATGACCAGCAGGAGGACGTCGACTTCGGCAAGGAGGCGTACCGTCTTTCGGCCCTGCGCACGCCACCGTTCTTTGGCGTGCGGCAGACGGGGTATTTGCTGTGCACCCTCGATGGCATCAAGGTTGACGAACAGATGAGGGCGCTCGACGAGAAGGGCGAGGTCATCCCCGGCCTGTTCATGGCGGGCGTGGACAGCGGCGGCTATTACGCGCACACGTATCCGAGCCACTCGGCGGGCAACTGCTGCGGCCACAACGCGACGTTCGGCCGCCTCGCCGGCAAGTACGCGGCAAAGGCGTAA
- a CDS encoding serine/threonine-protein kinase has translation MARNRQLILNRYRPIAEAGSGGFSTVQVAWDTRIQRKVAIKCIELDDVDAARAALPGAEPAPLPAPDSALPPWLDDELDSDDFQLDDDFFDAAPAPDRTPAHLPGLDEARTAAMLSDASIVAVYDFEVQGSTAYLIMEYVDGITLSELLDRFADRLTLDVAAAVFSAVSHALEVAHDNQVLHLDIKPDNVLINRQGQVKVTDFGLAMLADPSGFGAAAGGTIGYMPLEQMRLESLDARCDEWALASVMYEMLAGENPFVAPDLERAEAAIEDAELVLPSLCWDELDPAADDVIFYALDPDREERYDNVTDFAEELEPFLGDPKRGVRELAAIVNCADEEEAEDAPVSAPAVPRVPLRERITPWHRLAAARVLGAVGAGFVALVALMNIPQTSGLDNPVFWGLLGLLALAGALKPHLGALLSYAALGIALIAQNAPAAGCVLLAATCAWWYFAGRASDADANAAFAAPLAGAFGGGQLAPLAAGFCLPPARALGTALFSLLIATLLAAFGTHTLIGWDALANASLAGVDVQAALGAMLVQPAFWCVAASWPVAALVLAVVRLRPTRAFAVLGTLCAAAVLVAGICAAAWFASGGAALMPSVRNLVGTLVPTLALLFACILVPEPDYEDDWDEEEA, from the coding sequence ATGGCGCGCAACCGACAGCTCATACTGAACCGTTACCGACCCATCGCCGAAGCAGGCTCGGGAGGGTTCAGCACGGTCCAGGTGGCGTGGGATACGCGCATCCAGCGCAAGGTGGCCATCAAGTGCATCGAGCTCGACGACGTGGACGCCGCCCGCGCGGCGCTGCCGGGGGCCGAGCCCGCGCCCCTTCCCGCGCCCGATTCCGCGCTTCCCCCCTGGCTGGACGACGAGCTCGACTCCGACGACTTCCAGCTCGACGACGACTTCTTCGACGCCGCCCCCGCGCCCGACCGCACGCCCGCGCACCTGCCGGGCCTCGACGAGGCGCGCACGGCGGCCATGCTTTCCGACGCCAGCATCGTGGCCGTGTACGACTTCGAGGTGCAGGGCTCCACCGCCTACCTCATCATGGAGTACGTGGACGGCATCACGCTCTCCGAGCTGCTCGACCGCTTCGCAGACCGCCTCACGCTCGACGTGGCGGCGGCCGTGTTCTCGGCCGTGTCGCACGCGCTGGAGGTGGCGCACGACAACCAGGTGCTCCACCTGGACATCAAGCCCGACAACGTGCTCATCAACCGCCAGGGCCAGGTGAAGGTGACCGACTTCGGCCTGGCGATGCTCGCGGACCCGTCCGGCTTCGGCGCGGCCGCCGGCGGCACCATCGGCTACATGCCGCTCGAGCAGATGCGCCTGGAAAGCCTCGACGCGCGCTGCGACGAGTGGGCGCTCGCCTCGGTGATGTACGAGATGCTGGCGGGGGAGAACCCCTTCGTCGCGCCCGACCTGGAGCGGGCCGAGGCGGCCATCGAGGACGCCGAGCTCGTGCTGCCGTCGCTGTGCTGGGACGAGCTCGACCCGGCGGCCGACGACGTCATCTTCTACGCGCTCGACCCCGACCGCGAGGAGCGCTACGACAACGTCACCGATTTCGCGGAGGAGCTCGAGCCGTTCCTGGGCGACCCGAAGCGCGGCGTGCGCGAGCTGGCCGCCATCGTGAACTGCGCTGACGAGGAAGAGGCCGAAGACGCCCCCGTCTCTGCACCCGCCGTGCCGCGCGTCCCCTTGCGCGAGCGCATCACGCCGTGGCATCGCCTGGCGGCCGCGCGCGTTCTGGGTGCGGTGGGCGCGGGATTCGTCGCGCTCGTGGCACTGATGAACATCCCGCAGACAAGCGGTCTGGACAACCCGGTGTTCTGGGGGCTGCTCGGCCTGCTCGCGCTCGCGGGCGCGCTCAAGCCGCACCTGGGCGCGCTGCTGTCCTACGCGGCACTCGGCATCGCGCTCATCGCACAGAACGCGCCTGCCGCAGGGTGCGTGCTGCTTGCGGCCACGTGCGCCTGGTGGTACTTCGCGGGCCGCGCGAGCGACGCCGATGCGAACGCCGCCTTCGCCGCGCCTTTGGCGGGCGCGTTCGGCGGCGGGCAGCTCGCCCCGCTTGCGGCCGGCTTCTGCCTGCCGCCCGCCCGCGCGCTGGGGACGGCCCTGTTCTCGCTGCTGATCGCGACGCTGCTGGCCGCCTTCGGGACGCACACGCTCATCGGCTGGGACGCCCTCGCGAACGCCTCCCTCGCCGGGGTCGACGTGCAGGCGGCCCTCGGCGCGATGCTCGTGCAGCCGGCCTTCTGGTGCGTAGCCGCCAGCTGGCCTGTGGCGGCGCTCGTGCTTGCCGTCGTGCGCTTGCGTCCGACGCGGGCGTTCGCCGTGCTCGGCACGCTCTGCGCGGCGGCGGTGCTCGTGGCGGGCATCTGCGCGGCGGCGTGGTTCGCATCAGGCGGCGCCGCGCTCATGCCGTCGGTCCGCAACCTCGTCGGCACCCTCGTGCCGACCCTCGCCCTGCTGTTCGCTTGCATCCTCGTCCCCGAGCCTGATTACGAAGACGACTGGGATGAGGAAGAGGCCTGA
- a CDS encoding hemolysin family protein — translation MHPALSLLLVLFFLIMNAFFVAAEFSLVRVRKSQVEILVDEGRGGAKYTKLVADNVNAYLSACQLGITLASLALGWLGEPAVSALISPLLSAFGLPEAAIHAIAIAVGFIIITALHIVVGELIPKSLAIFSTERYALFTAAPLVWFYRITYPIMWLFNSITNGVMKLLGHDIANEHEVYTGEEIKLLIDESSESGLIDPEQHEYVDNIFDLGDKDAEAIMTPRTDVICIDLEDPLEENLETVLRYKYTRYPVCRGNKDRIVGFVHVKDLYTLPKDATIDDLRIRVIQAVPEGVPIAKLLQTLQEKRTKIAVVIDEHGGTAGIVTMSDIMEQIVGRIDDEYAHGGSDEVVKLDDGSYLVDGSLPIDEVGELIGFEPPESEECETAGGLLLTLFDRIPDEGDAVTVEDDGDKAAFTVVDMDRHRIDKIRVVVEHAEPEADGSKER, via the coding sequence ATGCACCCTGCGTTAAGCCTTTTGCTCGTCCTGTTCTTCCTGATTATGAACGCGTTCTTCGTCGCTGCCGAGTTCTCGCTCGTGCGCGTGCGCAAGTCGCAAGTCGAAATCCTCGTCGACGAGGGGCGCGGCGGCGCCAAGTACACTAAGCTCGTCGCCGACAACGTGAACGCCTACCTCTCCGCCTGCCAGCTGGGCATCACGCTGGCCTCGCTCGCTTTGGGCTGGCTGGGCGAACCCGCCGTCTCCGCCCTCATCTCGCCGCTGCTTTCCGCGTTCGGGCTGCCCGAGGCGGCCATCCATGCCATCGCCATCGCCGTGGGCTTCATCATCATCACGGCGCTGCACATCGTGGTGGGCGAGCTCATCCCCAAATCGCTCGCCATCTTCTCCACGGAGCGCTACGCCCTGTTCACGGCCGCGCCGCTCGTGTGGTTCTACCGCATCACGTACCCCATCATGTGGCTGTTCAACTCCATCACGAACGGCGTCATGAAGCTTCTGGGCCATGACATCGCCAACGAGCACGAGGTGTACACCGGCGAGGAGATCAAGCTGCTCATCGACGAGAGCTCCGAAAGCGGCCTCATCGACCCCGAGCAGCACGAGTACGTGGACAACATCTTCGACCTGGGCGACAAGGACGCCGAGGCCATCATGACCCCGCGCACCGACGTGATCTGCATCGATCTGGAGGATCCGCTCGAGGAGAACCTGGAGACGGTGCTGCGCTACAAATACACGCGCTATCCGGTGTGCCGCGGCAACAAGGACCGCATCGTCGGCTTCGTGCACGTGAAGGACCTCTACACGCTGCCGAAGGACGCCACGATCGACGATTTGCGCATCCGCGTGATCCAGGCCGTGCCCGAGGGCGTGCCCATCGCGAAGCTGCTGCAGACGCTGCAGGAGAAGCGCACGAAGATCGCTGTGGTCATCGACGAGCACGGCGGCACGGCCGGCATCGTCACGATGAGCGACATCATGGAGCAGATCGTCGGCCGCATCGACGACGAGTACGCGCACGGCGGCTCCGACGAGGTGGTGAAGCTGGACGACGGCAGCTATTTGGTGGACGGCTCGCTGCCCATCGACGAGGTGGGCGAGCTCATCGGCTTCGAGCCGCCCGAGTCCGAGGAGTGCGAGACGGCGGGCGGTCTGCTGCTCACGCTGTTCGACCGCATCCCCGACGAGGGCGACGCCGTGACCGTGGAGGACGACGGCGACAAGGCCGCGTTCACCGTGGTGGACATGGACCGCCACCGCATCGACAAGATCCGCGTGGTCGTGGAGCACGCGGAGCCCGAGGCCGACGGCAGCAAGGAGCGCTAG
- a CDS encoding helix-turn-helix transcriptional regulator, with the protein MGGSSSQRSLFEGALVKAGGPRAYASLVRTALPCFGVWTLHTWIMWLNTNVPVNVPGAPWVTVYLAQSLLLVAVVVLFRAKPKPSAAKANRADVAFTMIGCATTGLYAADSLVGPLPGWLAVAAVSLGGVCLGWGYLRWGVFYSGLDLRNALGCIFAACILGAVAKSFISEAGWLIGFVFALALPALSGAFLTRAFKLQRPQATGEIRYTRETAWSLWKIMSCVAIFAFVYAFSTRLPKMFDNPLPYAQLLGHAIEIAVSAFILWWVIGKRRSLGFAQLWRCVMVLIGVMLVLGVFEPTAQLQTACSTSISYLVVVFLWLLLSDIAHHSDLHPYVVFGAGWLAYTFPNYLGKALGGSGLIAPAMTPSIALVLLLVIMLAITLLLETRDPAMQRIFSDLESRPAPQDFSFIDERCAALGGQYALTAREVEVMQLLCKGRSKAYIAETLFITENTVRGHARRLYAKLDVHSKKELQELIGI; encoded by the coding sequence ATGGGAGGTTCGTCCTCGCAGCGGTCGCTGTTCGAGGGAGCGCTCGTCAAGGCGGGCGGACCGCGTGCGTACGCGTCGCTTGTGCGTACGGCGCTGCCATGCTTCGGCGTGTGGACGCTGCACACGTGGATCATGTGGCTCAATACCAACGTTCCGGTCAACGTCCCCGGCGCCCCGTGGGTCACCGTCTACCTCGCGCAATCGCTGCTCCTCGTCGCGGTCGTGGTGCTGTTCCGCGCGAAGCCGAAGCCCTCGGCGGCGAAAGCGAACCGTGCCGACGTCGCCTTCACCATGATCGGGTGCGCGACGACCGGGCTGTACGCTGCGGACTCGCTGGTCGGGCCTCTGCCCGGATGGCTGGCCGTAGCGGCCGTCTCTCTTGGCGGCGTGTGCCTGGGTTGGGGCTACCTTCGCTGGGGCGTGTTCTACAGCGGGCTCGACCTGCGTAACGCGCTCGGGTGCATCTTCGCTGCCTGCATACTGGGGGCAGTGGCGAAATCGTTCATCTCGGAGGCCGGCTGGCTGATAGGGTTCGTCTTCGCCCTTGCGCTGCCGGCGCTCTCGGGCGCGTTTCTTACTCGGGCGTTCAAGCTGCAGCGTCCGCAGGCAACGGGCGAGATCCGCTACACGCGCGAGACAGCGTGGTCGCTGTGGAAGATAATGAGCTGCGTGGCCATCTTCGCGTTCGTGTACGCGTTCTCGACCAGGCTGCCCAAGATGTTCGACAATCCGCTGCCGTACGCACAACTGCTTGGTCACGCCATCGAGATCGCTGTGTCCGCGTTCATCCTGTGGTGGGTTATCGGAAAGCGGCGGTCGCTCGGCTTCGCGCAGCTGTGGCGCTGCGTGATGGTGCTCATCGGCGTCATGCTGGTGCTGGGGGTGTTCGAGCCGACGGCGCAGCTGCAGACGGCCTGTTCGACAAGCATCTCGTATCTGGTGGTGGTGTTCCTATGGCTGCTGCTGTCCGACATCGCGCACCACAGCGACCTGCACCCCTACGTGGTGTTCGGCGCGGGGTGGCTCGCCTACACGTTCCCCAATTACCTGGGCAAGGCGCTCGGCGGGAGCGGCTTGATAGCGCCTGCGATGACGCCGTCCATCGCTCTCGTGCTGCTGCTGGTGATCATGCTTGCCATCACGCTCCTACTGGAAACACGCGATCCTGCCATGCAGCGCATCTTCTCCGACCTGGAATCGCGGCCCGCGCCGCAGGACTTCTCGTTCATCGACGAACGGTGCGCCGCGCTGGGCGGCCAGTACGCGCTGACGGCGCGCGAGGTGGAGGTCATGCAGCTTCTGTGCAAGGGGCGCAGCAAGGCCTACATCGCCGAGACGCTGTTCATCACCGAGAACACCGTGCGGGGCCATGCGCGGCGCCTGTACGCGAAGCTCGATGTGCACAGCAAGAAGGAGTTGCAGGAGCTGATCGGGATTTAG